Below is a genomic region from Cloeon dipterum chromosome 2, ieCloDipt1.1, whole genome shotgun sequence.
aaaatttgaaaatttaacttaattataGGGTTTTTATGGATCGTTGTAGTTTTTGGCTAAGGCTCAATAAGATAGTTTCCTTGAGAAAAATAACGAAGAACAACCTTGAGAAATccaagtattttaaataaataattaaggaaACTTTGGTTATTTCATAttgttgtatttaaattaattttgatgacaATGGATTTCAGGGAGCCAGCAGTCCAACTATTATTTCTCTCCCTCTCCTTGGATGGGTCGACGACAGCCTAAACAGCAGGTGCATCATCATTACCGACCCCCGTTAAAGGAGCGACCTTTACCTGTCAACAAATCACCGCTAACCTACTCTCCCCCATTGATCATCTATTCATCGCCGCCGACCTATTCATCCCCACCAACCACCTTTTCACCACCGCCGGTGTACTCACCCCCTCCAACAAATGCTCCTCCGCCGACCTATTCGTCACCCTCTCCTTCGACAGAACGTCCCATCCCCGAGTATCGAGCTCCGCCACGGCCGACCATTGAGCCTCAGTTCGAGTTGCCTTTACCAGCCATCGAGGTTGAGCCGCCAGACGAGGAGCCGCAGCACTGGCCAGCGCCGCCAGAGGACGAGCTCCCACCGGCGCCCAAGCCAATTCCCACTTTTAAATCTCGGCCCAGCAAGAATAATGGTCGCGGCCGAGGCGAGTAGAAGtacaaaaattgagatttccgtgtttttaattttaatttttcaggtgGTAGAAAACTCAATTCAAAAGGTCACCGAGAAACAGGTTCAGCAGGACAGAGCAAGACTCCTAGCAGGGAAGAGTACAAGcggttgattaaatttttcctgacCGCTTTTGATAGCAGGTACTGATTCCAttgatgttaatttaattgtaatttttatttacatgttGAGTTGTagacagaaataaaattgagttattatttgtttgaaaagtttcACTTTATTCTACaagataaaaaagagaaaccaaattgaaaatattcattgcgTGTCGATCTGCACTCAAAATACTCGagtatttttgtattcatcaGAGCATACACAAACAACAGGGCGCTGGTCAGCGCTACAcactaaaaatacaaaagtttTATCACAACACCGCATTGCAAACTTTCCTTTGAGTTATCTTGTAAATTTCATTAGGTTACTTATTCCGGCCAAATCAAGGAAGCCGTTTTGGGTTTTTCACAAATTGCATCTCACTTTATAATATACACAATATACAGCGTTTTGTCAGGCGAAGGTGCCCTGAAAAGGTACCTCCAACTAGCataaatgctatttttaatgGACAGTAGATTATTTTGCGTTCGTTTTGAAACCTTCGCCAAATTGCATGCATTAAAGTTTGTTGACCTCAGGTTTctctattattaatttgtgctATCGAATTTGATTCGGCGTGCCGAAGTTCGATCAAAAATAAAcccaacatttattttacagaCCTGGTGGTCTCgcctaaaaatcaaatgatgtctttaagaaaattgataataatttataatacatATTGGCGGCCAATCAAAGAAAGACGCGAGTGATATGTTGACAGAAGACAAGAAGAATAATTGATTAACCAGCTGCCACTTCACTTGAATCGTAGAAGTTATCTCCAGATAGTATCGGTGAAAGAAGAGTCAAAGATCAAAGCTTAGAAACTCAGCCAActtacacaaataaattattaacacaTACATATCAGTGGCAATGATGGCAACTTTAAACCAACTTTGAGCTCAACGAAAATATGCACAATGTGTAGTTGGttcaatggaaaattaaataacttaaaatcttataataattgaaacacATTTGCCATCATTGCTAAAAAAAGGCAACAGCTTCTTATAACTAATGAGAACGGAATATTATTACaatcaatataaatatgaaTGTGTAAATAGATATCGGAGATCAACAATTATTGTAGCCTATCTACATCCtgagattttctttcaatttacaTTTACAGGTTGCATTGTGGTGAAACATTTTGGCTATGCTTGAAGTCTCTTCGACGCACCTCCAGCATGACATGCACAAAGTCGCAGCCGCTCTTTCCATACAGTAAATCAATCattgccaaataaaaaaatgattaaattcagCAGGATAGGAAGAAAGATAATTtcctgcattttattattttttaaagtgaaaccAAGTTACAGGGGTTAGGATgtgcacataaaaataataataaaaaaaattgatggcaGTTGCCAGAGAATAAAGTTATTTAATATCATACGCAAATCATCATAGGAGGTAGAAGCTATAATAAAGGTAtttgtgtttaaaatatttggaaagaaCTGGTGGCGACAGGCGGCATCTCGAGGGCGAAAATACATATTGCAAAGAGGGAGATCCAGCGCGTCCGTTTCTTATCACCCAAAAATAGAATGGAAGCCAAAGAGGTCAGCTGTTTGCGAGGCAAATCAAAAATAGCCATTGCGAATCAATAAggaaaaacgatttttctgAAAAGCAGTCTCTGAAACGCGCAGACCTAATTTcaatgggggggggggggacaAGTTCAGCCAAAGCGCTCTTTGACCAAGTACATCAGCTTCTTTTTGCCCTTGTAGGCAACCTTCATGTTCTCGAGCAGCTGCGCGAACTGCGCGTGTCCGTCGTGCGCAAGGAAGAAGGTCTCGCGTGCCTTACCGAGAAACTCGATGAAGTCGCCATAGTGGCGAGGGCTGATGTGCGTCAGCCGCGAGTGCGTCGTGTTGATGAACGCAGAGATGGCGGCGTCGAGCAGCTGCTTGAGCGGCGGCCGCTCGTAGCTCAGCGGCTTAAGGCAGCGCCGCTTGCTGCTCAGGTGGTGgtgtggcggcggcgggtgcGTGCTGAGCAGGCCCAGCTCTGGCGAGCAGGTCGATACACTGCCTGGCGCCGTCATCGAGCACCGACGTAGAATGTCTGACAGCACAGTGGCGCACAACACGTTCTTGACTAGCAGCGGGATCATGTTGGTCAGCTCGGTTTTGCCCAGCGAGTGGCTCAGCGCGCACGCCCAGTGAATGTCGTTGATTGCTGGATGCGAGTCCTGCGGAGAAGAAAAATCCAgcaattagattaaaaaaattatataatataataatatcattaacataaattagtttataatttattggcGATTAGAAACGGAGGtctttaagtaaaaattacgATGACAAAATAATCATATGAGGTCAACGTTTGACAATGTGAATGGAAAACGTCCAAATTACTGATCTAAACATGAAAGCCGTGATTTCATCgcaattaacaataaattagaaCAGGTTtgttaatagaaaatttgaatttatgccTAACAAAataacatgcatttttattttacgaatttGTCAATCTGTAAAGCAATAGTACTAccaaaataccaaaatttaaaaataaaaggactGAAAGGCTCATAGTAACTTACAAACTCTTATGAACTTGTATTTTCTATTTCTATTAGATCAGTCAGAAACAAAAACTCCAGTAAACGtgaagaaaaatcagaaaattaaatttacgaaagATCTCACGACTCACCATATTGTAACCAAGTCTGACGTTCTTCATGGCTAGAATAGCAAGCTTGTAGGCACGCTGAGGATACGCCCTGTGCTCCATGTAGCGTGCGATGGTGAAAAGCTGCGACGAGGTCATGATACTCGCTGCCGCGTCAATAACGATCTGGTAAGCAGCTTCAAAAGAGCGGCCGTCGCTTTCGCACAGCGTCAGAGCATTCAAGGCACAATTCTGAGGATCCTGAAAGTTCAAATAGGCGTTAATACTGATGCACTGAGGACCGCATCAATGTGATCAACTTACTTTGGTGGCACACTGCAAGGCAAGAGTCCGGGCGCATGCGGACAGCTCGTCCCGTTGAGCAAAGTTAAGGCTTAACCGTACCATCGTGTTGTGAGACATGATGGTTGTCGCCACCGCACCtataaaaaaagagatttaTAATAcatgctaaataaaaaaatataattattacatgaacattttttaattctatatatatcagtttatttttttggtcaGTGAAGGATTTGTTAACAAATTGGCTAATCAATGTGGGTTAATCAGAATTTTAACGTGTGTATTAGCTGCTCCTACCTGTGGCCTCAGTGGGCGTGAACAGCTGGTACCAGTTACTAATGATCGAGACGAGGGCTTCGAGGCCAACCTCTGTGGCACAAGTCACAAGCCACCGCACCATTTCCCGTCGGCGCCAGTTCATTGAGGAAAGTGTCATCCGCATCACCTGCAGCCCAAGCTCAAATGCGACGTTTAGCAGAGTGTTGTGCCGGGGACCCCCTTCAGGGGTGGCCACTCTGAACACATCTTGCGCCAGGGAAAACAAATGTGACGAGCTGTGGATGTGCCGCTGAGAAGACTCGAGCACAGTGCGCAGACGCAATCCTTCGCCTGGAAATATGAGAAATGGGCATATTTCAAGTAATATTGTTTCGATCTTGAAACCAACAAaatgaaactaattaaatagcaaaattgaTGTGTAAAGCTTTAAATTAACAAGTATCTGACCAAATTTACCTTTGGCGGCAGAAAGCATGGTGGAAGCTAGGGCGCACTGCTG
It encodes:
- the LOC135937860 gene encoding uncharacterized protein LOC135937860, producing the protein MLFFFVLAVVTPIFGVYAGVDIVHALLVHEEHIAPTPRTLAKFVDELLSIKQQPKRYHGSQQSNYYFSPSPWMGRRQPKQQVHHHYRPPLKERPLPVNKSPLTYSPPLIIYSSPPTYSSPPTTFSPPPVYSPPPTNAPPPTYSSPSPSTERPIPEYRAPPRPTIEPQFELPLPAIEVEPPDEEPQHWPAPPEDELPPAPKPIPTFKSRPSKNNGRGRGE